Below is a window of Cellulosimicrobium protaetiae DNA.
ACTGGTCGGGTGGCTGGGTGGCGCGGTACCGCAACACCTACTGGACGAGCATCCTCCCCGACCGCGTCATCTGCGCCACCTACCGGTCCTCGAACCTGCGCCGGTGGTGGCGCGACGTGACCGACGACCTCGGCTCCCACCCTGGCCACGCCGACCAGCGCGCCGAGCTGGAGCAGTTGCTGCGCGCCGAGCCGATGCCGGTGCTCGAGGTCCTGCGCTACGAGACCGAGGCGCTGCTGCTGCGCACCCGCATCGTTGCCGACGCCGTGCGGGCCGCACGCCCCGAGCGCGAGAAGGCGGCGGTCTCCTGATGCAGACGATCACCTGGAAGGGCACCTTGACCGCGCGGTCCTCGATCGCCCACGGCGGCGAGACGCGAGGCACGATCACCCTGCTGCGACGTGAGCTCGTCGCGACGGCGTCCGGCGCCCTCGTGCACGTACCGATCGTCTCCGGCAACACGGCCCGGGGACGGCTGCGGCGCATCGGCGAGGAGCTGCTGCGTGACGCGCTGGGCTACGAGGGCGCACTGCACCCGGCTGCGGCCCACACCCTGCGCGGCGGGGGCGCGCTGGCCAAGTCGAGCGGCGAGCCGCTGTCTGGGTCGCGCCTGCGCGATCTGCGCGACCTCGTCCCACAGATCGGCGTGTTCGGCGGCGCCGGCGGCGGCACGATCATCAGCGGTGCGCTCGACGTCGGCAAGGTCGTCCCCCAGGTAGCCGAGACCAGCCGCATCACCGGGGTCGCGTCGTCGCTGTCCGCGTTCTCCGCGACCCAGCTCGAGGCGTACACCCGCCAGAGCGACGAGAACCACCACGACTTCGCCACCGTCGCCGCGGCGCCGGCGACTGCCGAGCTCCGCATCGACGATACGGGCCGGCCCGACCCCGTCGAGCGTGGGGGAGGACACCAGATGCTGTTCCACGTCGAGACGTTCCCCGTCGGCACCGTCTTCAGCACCTGGCTACGCCTGCGCCGCCCGACCCCGCTCGAGGCGGCGTTCTTCCATGACGTCCTCGACGAGTTCCGCAGCGATGGCCGTCTTGGCGGTCGCGTCGGCGTCGGTCACGGCGAGGTCCTCGTCGAGCTCGACACCGACGCCGCGGCAGACCCCCGCGAGGACCTCGACTGGCGCGCGGTCGTCCAGGAGAACCGCGCGCAGATCCTCACTGCCCTGGCGGCCCTGGCATGAGCGCAACGAATCTGGAGCCGATGCAGGTGCGGGCACACCTCGCCGCCGGGATCGCTCAGGCGGCCCCCTGGGGGATCGCGCTCGACGGGCTCCTTGCCGCCGAGCTCTGGGCACGGCAGAAGGCCGAGCACCGCGCGGCGGGCCGGCCGTACGTCCGCGCGCTAGAGCGCGACGACCCGCCCGACCTCGACCTGCCGCTCGCACGGTGCCAGCCCGTCGACGGGCCGTGGCACTGGGCCGCGACGTGCGCTCACCCCGATCAGCACCACGAGCGGCTCGACGTGCGCACCTGGACCGGTCGCGTCGATGCCCGAGCCCTCGAGCAGGTGGCGCCCGAACTCCCCAAGACCGTCTCGCAGCGCCAAGGCCGGTACCGCGCCCGCCGGATGCCGCTCCTGGTCACCCCGACCACCTCGGTCACCTGGCAGGCCGTCGGAGATCTCGACGGCGTCAGGAAGCTGCTGGAGTCGATCACCAGCATCGGCAAGAAGCGCGCCAGCGGAGAAGGCCACGTGCTGGCCTGGGAGGTCACCGCGGCGCCCGAGCTCGACAAGCTCACCGCCGCCCACCTGCACCCCGATGGGTCGCTCGGCCGCCCGACACCCGAGGCGTGCCGGCGCCTGCTCGGCGACGTCGTCGACGGCGGCCGCGGCCGCGCCGGCATCCGACCTCCCTACATGCACCCCGCCCGCCAGTACGACCTCTACCTGCCGGCTCTCCTGACCTCATGACGCCCACGAATCCCGGCCTCGACGTGCGCGCGCTGCAGGGGCTGCGCACCTCGAGGCGCGACCTGCAGCTCGTCCGCGACCGGATCCGGGAGCACCTGGACAACCACGAGGGGTACGTCGCCTTCAGCGGCGGGAAAGACTCCCTCGTCGTCCTGCACCTCGCGCTCCAGGTCGACCCCAATGTCCCCGTCGCGTTCTTCGACAGCGGGCTCGAGTTCCCCGAGACGTACGACTACCTCGCCGAGCTCACCGCGACGTGGAACCTCAACCTCGACGTCGTGCCCGCCACCATGAGCGCGCTCGAGGTCATGGCCACCAACGGCTCCTGGGACCACCACGCGCCAACACGTGACACCCCGGCCATGCACCGAGCGCTGATCACCGAGCCCGCTGCGATCGCCCACGACGCTCACGGCGCCGGCGAGCTCTGGGGCGTGCGCGCCCAGGAATCCCGCGGCCGCGCCGCGGCCTACGCGAACGCACTACGCGCGACCGAATGCGCCTGCGAGAGCCCGTGCGCGCAGAGGGCTCGTCGTGCGCGTCACGGTGGTCGGATCGCCCGGGTCGACGGGACCGTCGCCTACGGGCCGGTCTGGGACTGGACCACGGAGGAGATTTGGGGCCACATCTCTCGTCACCAGCTTCCGTCCAACCCCGTCTACGACAAGCTGCGTCGCCTGGGCGCCCCAGAGCACTTCCTGCGGGTCTCGGCCATGCTCGACGGCAACCGCCTCGAGGAAGGTCGCGTCACGTGGCTCCGGCGCGGCTGGCCTGCCCTCTTCGAAGAGCTCGCGGCCGTGCTCCCTCGGATCCGCGAGTACGTCTAAGCGAGACGTGCGCAGCCTTCTCTGCCATGTTCTTCGTTCATCGGCGAGCTGCGTTCCATTTTCGGGACAACGACTTACGACTCGTCGAATTCCTGCATCTGCCCGACGTGCTCGTCAAAATCGCGCCGGGAACGCAACGCAACGCCGCACGAGCACTGCGACTGCCCCGAGCGTCCAATGAAGAAGTGCTCAAAACCTGTGTTATCTGTGTGTCCCATGCGGGCATCGTACGTACGCCACTGGGTGATGTCCCTGGTGGTTGTGTTGTTCCTCGATCCTGAGCATCGTGGACCAGGGTGCTGCTCCTGCGCGATCACTTCCCGCATCGGCACCCCCGCCGTTGGCCAACTGCCTATCCGAGCGTGCGCGCAACCGAGGTCTGGCGCGAGCGGGCGAGGATCATCGCCGGATTGGGAGACGTGCTCTAGTCGCACTCGTCGCACACACCCGACGCGGGGAGCTGCATGAAGCACCGGCTGCATACCGGCGCGGGCCTCCCGACGCCGACGGATGGCCTTCCGCGTCCTGGGTTTCCAGGTATCGGCGTCGAGCGCCACCGGTAGTGCTTCTCCGAACGGAACCAACCGAGATCGACTTCCTCATGGGCGGGGAGCTCTACGCGGGTTCGGTAGATACAGGCTTCACGCACCCATCGGCTCGGCACCGCGTACGCGCTCTCGTGCACGTATCGCCCGACTGCGAGGTACTCCCGCGAGGGCGGGAACCAGAACACCATGTGGTAGCCCACGTGCTCTAGCCACCGGCGCAGCGTGGGGTCGATGTGGTTCACGACCCACTCACGCTGGCCGGCGTCGTCGATCCCGAGCAACTTCAGCGAGTCGTTGAACGTCGACCTGTCTCGCGGCCACTCCCGTGAGCTGAGGTGCGCGACGGACGTCGGGCGCTCTCGCACCGCCTTCCGCGCCTTGATCTCATCCCAGCGTCGCGAGAACGAGGTGTCACCGACGTCGTCGCTCACCGTTGCTCCTCGATCCGGCTCCTGGAAGCCCCCCGTGGTCGGCGCGGCGTGCCGGTTCGATCGAGACTGCGCCGGATGGCGGTCTGAGTGCGTCCCGTGAGCTCGCCGATCTCTCGCAGGGATCGGCCCGCTGCGTACTCGCGCGCCGCGAACTCGTCGAGGCGGCGAACCTCCTCCTGCGCGGACTGGTGCTTGCGGTCATCGCGGAAGGCAGGCAGGACCTCGAGCGTGGGACGCGACGGATAGGGCACGGCGCCGAGGGTAGCGCCCCACCTCCGACGCAGACCCTGGCCCGCTTCCGGCCACCCCCTGGTTCATGCCATGGGGTCGGGAGGCATGGGGTCCGGGTGCGGAGAAACCGCCTCTGACGTGCGCGGACGTCGCGCCGTAGTGTCGATAGCACCAACCCGACGGGCCGACCACCCGTCCCGACACCCTGGAGTCGACATGGCGAACGACACGCTCCTGGAGCCCATCACGCTGCGCGACCTGCGACCCGGTGACCGTCTCCGCGTCGTGGGCCACGAGTCGTG
It encodes the following:
- a CDS encoding phosphoadenosine phosphosulfate reductase family protein — protein: MTPTNPGLDVRALQGLRTSRRDLQLVRDRIREHLDNHEGYVAFSGGKDSLVVLHLALQVDPNVPVAFFDSGLEFPETYDYLAELTATWNLNLDVVPATMSALEVMATNGSWDHHAPTRDTPAMHRALITEPAAIAHDAHGAGELWGVRAQESRGRAAAYANALRATECACESPCAQRARRARHGGRIARVDGTVAYGPVWDWTTEEIWGHISRHQLPSNPVYDKLRRLGAPEHFLRVSAMLDGNRLEEGRVTWLRRGWPALFEELAAVLPRIREYV
- a CDS encoding helix-turn-helix domain-containing protein encodes the protein MPYPSRPTLEVLPAFRDDRKHQSAQEEVRRLDEFAAREYAAGRSLREIGELTGRTQTAIRRSLDRTGTPRRPRGASRSRIEEQR